A DNA window from Polyangiaceae bacterium contains the following coding sequences:
- a CDS encoding FixH family protein has translation MTPPPKEDDEQGAGIWPYVPVALLVATLAGLGFMMRLATNDPQFAVERDYYKKALDWDQTQAQAERNRKLGWQVSLSTEGNAESTELRVTIRDAKGAVVPATRVRVEAFSNLAAGARTDLELGRVADGAFSARIEPKHFGLWEFRFVVEAPGGPFTQILRQDLKPGGAT, from the coding sequence CCTCCTCCCAAGGAAGACGACGAGCAAGGCGCCGGGATCTGGCCCTACGTGCCGGTTGCGCTCCTGGTCGCCACCCTGGCGGGCCTGGGCTTCATGATGCGCCTGGCGACCAATGATCCGCAGTTTGCGGTGGAGCGCGATTACTACAAGAAGGCCCTGGACTGGGACCAGACCCAAGCGCAAGCCGAACGCAATCGCAAGCTGGGCTGGCAGGTGTCGCTTTCTACCGAGGGCAATGCCGAGAGCACCGAGCTACGGGTGACGATTCGCGATGCCAAGGGTGCCGTGGTACCGGCAACGCGCGTGCGAGTCGAGGCCTTCTCGAACTTGGCGGCGGGTGCGCGGACCGATCTCGAACTGGGGCGCGTCGCTGACGGCGCGTTCTCCGCACGGATTGAACCCAAGCACTTTGGACTGTGGGAATTCCGCTTCGTCGTCGAAGCCCCGGGCGGCCCCTTCACCCAAATCCTTCGCCAGGACTTGAAGCCCGGGGGCGCGACGTGA
- a CDS encoding sulfite exporter TauE/SafE family protein has product MNPTVLAGVLAASLLGSVHCVGMCGGFVAVYSNEAEAPWKMHLAYHLARLTSYATVGAISGAVGNAVNAAGARLGLVQAAGTLAAAIMVLWGLSIVSAELGLRVPLPSFAERLGAVARRVLAPRGRPPLRAAAVLGLSTTLLPCGFLYAFYVAAASAGSALGGASIMLAFWLGTVPLLLGFGTLLRRLSLALRRRVPLLGAVVLLALGFAQLLGRVNVPAHALSTGEHPPGCPMHGGK; this is encoded by the coding sequence GTGAACCCGACGGTGCTCGCGGGCGTCCTGGCTGCGAGCCTGCTCGGCAGCGTGCACTGCGTGGGCATGTGCGGCGGCTTCGTCGCCGTGTACTCCAACGAAGCCGAGGCTCCGTGGAAGATGCACTTGGCGTATCACCTCGCGCGGCTCACAAGCTACGCGACCGTCGGCGCCATCTCTGGCGCAGTGGGCAATGCCGTGAACGCCGCTGGAGCGCGCCTAGGACTGGTGCAAGCGGCCGGCACCCTCGCCGCGGCGATCATGGTGCTGTGGGGTCTTTCGATCGTCAGCGCGGAACTTGGGCTGCGCGTTCCGCTGCCGAGTTTTGCCGAGCGGCTGGGCGCGGTCGCGCGCCGCGTGCTTGCGCCGCGCGGGCGTCCCCCCTTGCGCGCCGCTGCGGTGCTCGGACTCAGCACCACGCTCTTGCCGTGCGGATTCCTCTACGCCTTCTACGTCGCCGCCGCCTCGGCGGGTTCCGCTCTGGGCGGCGCCAGCATCATGCTGGCCTTCTGGCTCGGCACGGTGCCGCTGCTCCTCGGCTTTGGAACCCTGCTCAGGCGCTTGTCCTTGGCGCTGCGCAGGCGCGTTCCCCTGCTCGGCGCGGTGGTGCTGCTCGCCTTGGGTTTCGCGCAGCTACTCGGCAGGGTGAACGTTCCCGCGCATGCGCTGTCCACGGGTGAGCATCCCCCGGGATGCCCCATGCACGGGGGCAAGTGA
- a CDS encoding heavy metal translocating P-type ATPase produces MPHARGQVTQSAMPYAGETSSEVACTHCGLPVPKDRQHGEEHSFCCEGCKTVWAVIRDAGLDGYYAHRNEFDADVAPAAVSKESYAAFDAEGSLEQFTRSASDGTHSADVVVENLHCAACVWLVERLDRVVPGVHASEVNLPERRVRVRFDAGAASLGDVMRGLARLGYPPHLAVQSDARVVRTREDRALLTRIGVAGACAGNVMMIAFALYSGADAQWATYFRFAALLLAIPGVFWAGASFFRGAWSALRVRAPHMDLPVSLGLIAGFSSGAINTLRGSGEVYFDSVTAIVFLLLVGRYLERRQHHAAEGAREHVSALFPRFARVIEGAVRRDVLLNTVTRGMQLEVLAGETFPVDGVVTEGESSVDLSPLTGEALPQDIAPGGAVFAGTANCSGPVVLSATAVGSDTRLGRLLEELRHAESRRAPIQRIADRAAGRFVLIVIGVAVLTLLVWAPIDASRGLHSAIALLIVTCPCALGLATPLAMSAAMGRAAHRGYLVRHGEALERLAGKALIVFDKTGTLTTARLRRAEVLGDPDVLPAAAALASQSPHPIARALAADIEIDDRLRVEQRTTVVAQGMAGEVDGVEVCVGRLSFLTARGKRIAEELRESARRQQAQGKTCTFISHGDDVTTAVVFDDTLRPETRDVLARLHAHGHELAIVSGDNTATVQSLAERLGVPFAFVRGDVTPADKARVLQEQGQARPVVMVGDGINDAAALATAGVGIAVHGGAEASLAAADVYVTTPGLATLPGLFTGARRTLRVVKRNLGLSLAYNLVCASLAVTGNISPLLAAVLMPLSSLTVVISSYRARTFDS; encoded by the coding sequence ATGCCCCATGCACGGGGGCAAGTGACTCAAAGCGCCATGCCCTACGCGGGCGAAACCAGCTCCGAGGTCGCGTGCACGCATTGCGGTCTCCCGGTCCCCAAGGATCGGCAACACGGGGAGGAGCATTCTTTTTGCTGCGAGGGCTGCAAGACGGTCTGGGCGGTGATCCGTGATGCAGGCCTGGATGGCTACTACGCGCACCGCAACGAGTTCGACGCCGACGTCGCGCCAGCGGCGGTCTCCAAAGAGAGCTACGCCGCCTTCGACGCCGAGGGAAGCTTGGAACAGTTCACTCGCTCCGCCTCGGACGGAACGCACAGCGCCGACGTCGTCGTGGAGAATCTGCATTGCGCCGCCTGCGTGTGGTTGGTGGAGCGCCTCGACCGCGTCGTGCCGGGTGTTCACGCCTCCGAGGTCAACTTGCCGGAGCGACGCGTGCGGGTGCGCTTCGACGCAGGCGCCGCCTCCCTGGGCGACGTCATGCGTGGCCTGGCTCGCCTCGGCTATCCCCCCCACTTGGCGGTGCAGTCCGACGCGCGCGTAGTGCGCACCCGCGAAGACCGCGCCTTGTTGACACGCATCGGAGTCGCGGGCGCCTGCGCCGGCAACGTGATGATGATCGCCTTCGCGCTGTACAGCGGCGCCGACGCGCAGTGGGCGACCTACTTCCGCTTCGCCGCCTTGCTTTTGGCGATTCCCGGCGTTTTCTGGGCCGGCGCGTCGTTCTTTCGCGGCGCCTGGTCCGCGTTGCGAGTGCGCGCGCCACACATGGATCTGCCCGTGAGCCTGGGGCTCATCGCCGGCTTCAGCTCCGGGGCCATCAACACGCTGCGCGGCAGCGGCGAGGTGTACTTCGACTCCGTCACCGCCATCGTGTTCCTGCTCTTGGTCGGGCGCTATCTCGAGCGGCGCCAACACCACGCCGCCGAGGGCGCACGCGAGCACGTGTCCGCGCTCTTTCCGCGCTTCGCCCGCGTCATCGAGGGAGCGGTTCGTCGCGACGTACTCCTCAACACCGTCACCCGCGGCATGCAGTTGGAAGTGCTGGCGGGCGAGACCTTTCCCGTGGATGGCGTCGTGACCGAAGGCGAATCGAGCGTCGACCTCTCGCCTCTCACCGGCGAAGCGCTGCCCCAAGACATCGCACCGGGCGGCGCGGTGTTCGCTGGAACTGCAAACTGCTCCGGGCCCGTCGTGCTATCCGCGACCGCGGTCGGTAGCGACACGCGTTTGGGCCGACTGCTCGAAGAACTGCGGCACGCGGAGTCGCGACGAGCACCCATCCAACGCATCGCCGATCGCGCCGCGGGGCGATTCGTGCTGATCGTCATCGGCGTGGCGGTGCTCACCTTGCTGGTGTGGGCGCCCATCGACGCGTCGCGCGGCCTGCACAGTGCCATTGCGCTGCTGATCGTCACCTGCCCTTGCGCGCTCGGCCTGGCGACGCCCCTGGCCATGAGTGCCGCGATGGGGCGCGCGGCCCACCGCGGCTACCTGGTGCGGCACGGGGAAGCGCTCGAACGCCTGGCCGGCAAGGCCCTGATCGTGTTCGACAAGACCGGCACGCTGACGACGGCGCGTTTGAGGCGAGCCGAAGTGCTCGGCGATCCCGACGTGCTTCCGGCCGCGGCGGCGCTCGCCAGCCAGTCGCCGCATCCCATCGCCCGCGCCCTGGCCGCCGACATCGAGATCGACGATCGCCTTCGCGTCGAGCAACGCACGACGGTCGTTGCCCAGGGCATGGCAGGCGAGGTCGACGGCGTCGAAGTATGCGTGGGACGACTGTCGTTTCTCACCGCCAGGGGCAAACGCATCGCGGAGGAGCTGCGCGAGAGCGCGCGACGGCAGCAAGCCCAAGGCAAGACCTGCACCTTCATCTCTCACGGGGACGACGTGACGACAGCGGTCGTCTTCGACGACACGCTTCGCCCTGAAACCCGCGACGTGCTCGCACGGCTACACGCCCATGGCCATGAGCTAGCCATCGTGTCCGGCGACAACACCGCCACCGTGCAGAGCTTGGCCGAGCGCTTGGGCGTGCCCTTCGCGTTCGTGCGCGGCGACGTCACGCCCGCGGACAAAGCGCGAGTGCTTCAGGAGCAGGGCCAGGCGCGGCCGGTGGTGATGGTCGGCGACGGCATCAACGACGCCGCTGCGTTGGCGACGGCGGGGGTCGGCATCGCCGTGCACGGCGGCGCAGAAGCGAGCTTGGCGGCCGCGGACGTGTACGTCACCACGCCTGGCCTCGCGACCCTGCCCGGTCTGTTTACGGGCGCGCGGCGCACCCTACGCGTCGTGAAGCGCAACCTCGGTCTGTCCTTGGCCTACAACCTCGTCTGCGCGAGCCTGGCCGTCACGGGAAACATCTCGCCTTTGCTGGCCGCCGTGCTAATGCCCTTGTCGTCCCTGACCGTCGTCATCAGCTCCTACCGCGCAAGGACCTTCGACTCGTGA
- the ccoS gene encoding cbb3-type cytochrome oxidase assembly protein CcoS: protein MSVLYIVFPVAIVIALLFVLAFAWASRRGQFDDLETPAVRILLDDEPRPRRAADPARKNGA from the coding sequence GTGAGCGTGCTCTACATCGTCTTCCCGGTGGCCATCGTCATCGCGCTCTTGTTCGTGCTGGCGTTCGCCTGGGCGAGCCGCCGCGGTCAGTTCGACGATCTGGAGACCCCCGCCGTTCGCATCCTCCTGGACGACGAGCCGCGTCCCCGCCGAGCCGCAGATCCAGCGCGCAAGAACGGCGCCTGA
- a CDS encoding sigma-54 dependent transcriptional regulator, which translates to MASKGSILVVDDEPNARTALAEILKEEGYSVETAADGFKALSRFEDFGPDLVLTDLKMPGMDGVELLKKLRNHVSDLPVVLMTAFGAVETAVSAMREGADDYLTKPLNTDELVLVLDRCLERLRLRRETHELRSQLAERYRFDTIVGSSPEMQEVFKSVAQVAPSRATVLLTGESGTGKELVAAAIHHRSPRHEGPFVKLHCAALAETLLESELFGHERGAYTGADRRREGRFEQANGGTLFLDEIGEITASTQVKLLRVLQEREFERVGGNQTIETDVRVIAATNRDLRLLVNEGKFREDLYYRLNVINIQMPPLRRRPSDIPALAMYFLERFAKENEKGTMTLSDAGLALLASYDWPGNVRELENVIERAVVLTEDNVVEPKHLPSELARQRSEDSAPRIPGSAMADIERYAILKTLEAHGGSTSKAADVLGISVRKIQYKLHEYGAAPKSQVPAVRRTTDGGAKAEA; encoded by the coding sequence GTGGCCAGCAAGGGAAGCATCCTGGTTGTGGACGACGAGCCCAATGCCCGTACGGCCTTGGCAGAGATCCTCAAAGAAGAGGGCTACAGCGTGGAGACCGCCGCCGATGGCTTCAAGGCGCTTTCCCGTTTCGAGGACTTCGGTCCCGACTTGGTGCTGACGGACCTGAAGATGCCCGGCATGGACGGCGTGGAGTTGCTGAAGAAGCTCCGCAACCACGTCTCTGATTTGCCGGTGGTGTTGATGACCGCCTTCGGCGCCGTCGAAACGGCAGTCTCTGCCATGCGCGAGGGCGCCGATGACTACTTGACCAAGCCGCTCAACACCGACGAGCTGGTGCTGGTCCTCGACCGCTGCCTAGAGCGGCTGCGCCTGCGTCGCGAGACGCACGAACTGCGCTCACAGCTCGCCGAGCGCTACCGCTTCGACACCATCGTCGGCTCTTCGCCCGAGATGCAGGAAGTGTTCAAGTCCGTGGCGCAAGTCGCCCCCAGCCGAGCGACGGTGCTGCTCACCGGCGAGTCCGGCACCGGCAAAGAGCTGGTGGCTGCCGCGATTCACCACCGCTCGCCCCGGCACGAAGGTCCCTTCGTGAAGCTGCACTGCGCGGCCTTGGCCGAAACGCTGCTGGAGAGTGAACTCTTCGGTCACGAGCGCGGCGCGTACACCGGTGCGGACCGCCGTCGCGAGGGTCGTTTCGAGCAGGCCAACGGCGGCACCCTGTTCCTCGACGAGATCGGGGAGATCACGGCCTCTACCCAGGTGAAGTTGCTGCGTGTGTTGCAGGAACGCGAGTTCGAGCGCGTCGGCGGCAACCAGACGATTGAAACGGACGTGCGCGTCATTGCGGCGACCAATCGCGATCTGCGCCTGCTAGTGAATGAGGGCAAGTTCCGCGAGGATCTGTACTACCGCCTGAACGTCATCAACATCCAGATGCCACCCCTGCGTCGGCGTCCCTCGGACATCCCCGCGCTGGCGATGTACTTCCTGGAGCGATTCGCCAAGGAAAACGAAAAGGGCACGATGACCCTCAGCGACGCTGGACTGGCCCTGTTGGCGTCCTACGACTGGCCCGGCAACGTGCGCGAGTTGGAGAACGTGATCGAGCGCGCGGTGGTGCTGACCGAGGACAACGTCGTCGAGCCCAAGCACCTGCCCTCGGAGTTGGCGCGACAACGCAGCGAGGACTCCGCCCCACGCATTCCCGGCTCCGCCATGGCCGACATCGAGCGCTACGCCATTCTGAAGACCCTCGAGGCCCACGGCGGCTCCACGAGCAAGGCGGCCGACGTGCTCGGCATCAGCGTGCGCAAGATCCAGTACAAGCTGCACGAATACGGCGCCGCGCCCAAGAGCCAGGTGCCGGCCGTTCGGCGCACCACCGACGGCGGAGCCAAGGCTGAAGCCTGA
- a CDS encoding universal stress protein, with translation MTIFKNILVPVDFSDGSCAALKLALELGKAFDAHIRVLHVWQPPEFAGADLMVLAHSDGLSIGEYGQQKAAEAMEQLLDKCGASAAVDTSVTIGDPRYAIVDLADSLHADLIVMGTQGRTGRARMFAGSVAEAVVRRAHVPVLTVHKPQPQ, from the coding sequence ATGACCATTTTCAAGAACATATTGGTGCCGGTGGACTTCTCCGACGGCTCCTGCGCTGCGCTCAAGCTCGCCCTGGAGCTAGGGAAGGCCTTCGACGCCCACATCCGCGTGTTGCACGTATGGCAACCACCGGAGTTCGCCGGCGCAGATCTGATGGTCCTGGCCCACTCCGACGGACTCAGCATCGGTGAATACGGCCAGCAAAAGGCCGCCGAAGCCATGGAACAACTGCTCGACAAGTGCGGGGCGAGCGCCGCCGTGGATACCTCGGTCACCATCGGCGATCCGCGCTACGCGATCGTCGACCTAGCGGACTCGCTTCACGCGGATCTGATCGTCATGGGCACCCAAGGCCGCACCGGCCGCGCCCGGATGTTCGCGGGCAGCGTGGCGGAGGCAGTCGTGCGCCGCGCGCACGTGCCGGTGTTGACGGTGCACAAGCCGCAGCCGCAATAG
- a CDS encoding universal stress protein, giving the protein MNQPSPNQTRVVVGMDFSPAAKKAARLALEAARRMGARVELIHVWEPPQLLHADVMVWTDGGEHSLVDLARAASATQFEALLAELGAEPPPTTRFCVGHAADVLTRESAVPGTSLLFVGAHGDTWLERALVGSVANQLLRTAACPVLTVRNGNA; this is encoded by the coding sequence ATGAACCAGCCGAGTCCGAACCAAACCCGGGTCGTGGTTGGAATGGACTTCTCCCCCGCGGCCAAGAAGGCGGCGCGGCTTGCCCTGGAGGCTGCGCGGCGGATGGGGGCGCGAGTCGAACTCATCCACGTCTGGGAGCCGCCTCAACTCCTGCACGCCGACGTCATGGTGTGGACCGACGGCGGTGAACACTCGCTCGTTGACCTGGCGCGTGCCGCCAGCGCGACCCAGTTCGAGGCCCTGCTCGCGGAGCTCGGCGCCGAGCCGCCGCCCACGACGCGTTTTTGCGTGGGCCACGCGGCCGACGTGCTGACGCGGGAGTCAGCCGTGCCGGGCACGAGTCTGCTCTTCGTCGGCGCCCACGGTGACACGTGGTTGGAGCGCGCGCTCGTGGGCAGCGTCGCCAACCAACTACTGCGCACCGCGGCTTGCCCCGTGCTCACCGTACGCAACGGCAACGCCTGA
- a CDS encoding DUF4388 domain-containing protein encodes MRSIRDELVRIDASGVAHPIGTAASQWMRKRSGAFRLLPAPSHVVFMRYTGEDGQRDADDGAVVRLAGEITTPGAICDVVALVGQAGWRGELVVSETEVTRSIFFEQGNVVGVQTTAEEERLGMVLYRFGALTKQQLEEIVEKMEWGMRFGEAAAEVGALSHEKLYEYIGKQVEEVFCATLTVSDGAFFFLDDFDDERLVTRHTVSTNTLLMDGVTRMDEMRYFRQKVPGLDYVPVRNDAKGPPGDEYRPTWDAADGKSTVEEIGRRTGKGEFAITKDFYALVQSKHVVIHPPRISGGPVGQVAFANGALRTIHEYADKASKGQALRQSLASFAVGAGVYDILFRGAGPDELGTLDAKVVAENSVIVASGADPENILKQMLHEYVSFALFSAGTALGSETDAELKKVVGPVLAKLRPQA; translated from the coding sequence ATGAGAAGCATTCGAGACGAGTTGGTTCGCATCGACGCCTCGGGGGTGGCTCACCCCATCGGAACGGCGGCGAGCCAGTGGATGCGCAAACGCAGTGGCGCCTTTCGCCTGCTGCCGGCGCCGAGTCACGTCGTCTTCATGCGCTACACCGGTGAAGACGGTCAGCGCGACGCCGATGACGGCGCGGTGGTCCGCCTGGCCGGCGAGATCACTACGCCCGGCGCCATCTGCGACGTGGTGGCGCTTGTCGGACAAGCAGGGTGGCGAGGCGAACTCGTGGTGAGCGAGACGGAGGTGACACGCTCCATCTTCTTCGAGCAAGGCAACGTCGTGGGGGTGCAAACCACTGCCGAGGAAGAGCGTCTCGGCATGGTGCTCTACCGCTTTGGGGCGCTGACCAAACAGCAACTCGAAGAGATCGTCGAGAAGATGGAGTGGGGGATGCGCTTCGGAGAAGCTGCGGCGGAGGTTGGCGCGCTCAGCCACGAGAAGCTCTACGAGTACATCGGCAAGCAAGTGGAGGAAGTCTTCTGTGCCACCTTGACGGTGAGCGATGGCGCTTTCTTCTTCCTGGATGATTTCGACGACGAGCGCCTGGTCACCCGTCACACCGTGAGCACGAACACGCTGTTGATGGACGGCGTCACGCGCATGGACGAGATGCGCTACTTCCGGCAAAAGGTGCCGGGACTCGACTACGTTCCGGTGCGCAACGACGCCAAGGGGCCACCCGGCGACGAGTACCGCCCCACCTGGGATGCGGCGGACGGCAAGTCCACGGTGGAAGAAATCGGTCGGCGCACGGGGAAGGGCGAGTTCGCCATCACCAAGGATTTCTACGCGCTCGTGCAGTCGAAGCACGTCGTGATTCACCCTCCGCGCATCTCTGGTGGACCCGTCGGGCAGGTCGCCTTCGCCAACGGCGCCTTGCGCACCATTCACGAGTACGCAGACAAGGCGAGCAAAGGCCAGGCACTGCGCCAAAGCCTCGCTTCCTTTGCGGTGGGCGCAGGTGTGTACGACATCCTATTCCGAGGAGCGGGGCCGGACGAACTGGGCACTCTGGACGCGAAGGTCGTCGCCGAGAACAGCGTGATCGTCGCGTCAGGCGCAGACCCCGAGAACATTCTGAAGCAGATGTTGCACGAGTACGTGAGTTTTGCGCTGTTCTCGGCGGGCACTGCCCTCGGTTCCGAGACCGACGCCGAGCTGAAGAAGGTGGTGGGGCCCGTGCTCGCCAAACTTCGCCCCCAAGCCTGA